A stretch of Oryza brachyantha chromosome 4, ObraRS2, whole genome shotgun sequence DNA encodes these proteins:
- the LOC102703677 gene encoding UDP-glycosyltransferase 92A1-like has translation MASAPTKQVVLFPFPAKGHLAAFLSLAGLLHRLLPSTTITLVSTPANVAALRAGAAAAPFLNLHALPFDAAEHGLPPGSDSPDTIIPALIIRLYEAFETLRPAFDGFIASSLAVAGRGWEEDACSADPVPGGPRVVVVSDVFVAWTVEVARRHGCGHAFFVSCGAFGSAVLHSLLTHFPLRPEETTGRVLLPEYPDVVIHRSQVSVRMLHRPPAAGATDHDGGGSQANRRTTFFDRQLPHGYNTDAVLVNTVAELEPAGLAMLARTLKVPVWPVGPLTRDAATDRPDDDDAAVALRWMDAQPPGSVLYVSFGTNGMLRAEHMLELAAALESSGRSFVWKIKPPADEPGHDHHHHNNDSWLPEGFEERVTASGKGLLVRRWAPQVSILAHPSTAAFLSHCGWNSALESLAHGVPIIGWPLAAEQWYNAMVLENLGACVEVARGSGDGTVVGRRRVAEVVETVMGDTAKGRDMRRRVQELRRVMLDAWSDDGGSSIEASQAFLEAMKLK, from the coding sequence ATGGCGTCCGCGCCAACAAAGCAAGTCGTGCTGTTCCCCTTCCCGGCCAAAGgccacctcgccgccttcctctccctcgccggcctcctccaccgcctcctcccgtcCACCACCATCACGCTCGTCTCCACCCCGGCCaacgtcgccgccctccgagccggagctgccgccgcgccgttccTCAACCTCCACGCGCTCCCCTTCGACGCGGCCGAGCACGGCCTTCCTCCCGGCTCCGACTCGCCCGACACCATCATCCCGGCGCTCATCATCCGCCTCTACGAGGCGTTCGAGACGCTCCGGCCGGCCTTCGACGGCTTCATCGCGTcgtccctcgccgtcgccggccgcgggtGGGAGGAGGATGCCTGCTCGGCTGATCCCGTTCCCGGCGGCCCGCGCGTCGTCGTGGTCTCCGACGTGTTCGTGGCGTGGACGGTggaggtggcgcggcggcacgGGTGCGGCCACGCCTTCTTCGTGTCGTGCGGCGCGTTCGGCAGCGCCGTGCTGCACTCCCTGCTCACCCACTTCCCGCTGCGCCCGGAGGAGACGACCGGACGGGTGCTCCTCCCGGAGTACCCCGACGTGGTCATCCACAGGTCGCAGGTGTCCGTGCGGATGCTccaccgcccgcccgccgccggtgcaACTGatcacgacggcggcggctcccaGGCCAACAGGAGGACGACGTTCTTCGACCGGCAGCTCCCCCATGGCTACAATACCGACGCGGTGCTGGTGAACACCGTGGCGGAGCTGGAGCCGGCCGGACTCGCCATGCTTGCGCGGACGCTCAAGGTCCCCGTCTGGCCAGTCGGGCCGCTCACGCGCGACGCAGCCACCGACcgccccgacgacgacgatgccgccgtcgcgctgcgCTGGATGGACGCGCAGCCGCCGGGATCCGTGCTGTACGTGTCCTTCGGCACCAACGGCATGCTACGCGCCGAACACATGCtcgagctcgccgcggcgctggAGTCGAGCGGGCGAAGTTTCGTCTGGAAGATCAAGCCGCCGGCCGACGAGCCCGGCcatgaccaccaccaccacaacaaCGACAGCTGGCTACCGGAAGGGTTCGAGGAGAGGGTGACCGCGAGCGGGAAGGGCCTGCTCGTCCGGCGGTGGGCGCCACAGGTGAGCATCCTGGCGCAcccctcgacggcggcgttcCTGAGCCACTGCGGCTGGAACTCGGCGCTGGAGAGCCTCGCGCACGGCGTGCCGATCATCGGGTGGCCTCTCGCGGCGGAGCAGTGGTACAACGCGATGGTGCTCGAGAACCTCGGGGCGTGCGTCGAGGTGGCGAGggggagcggcgacggcacggtgGTGGGAAGGAGGCGggtggcggaggtggtggagacGGTGATGGGCGACACGGCGAAGGGGAGGGACATGAGGCGGCGGGTGCAGGAGCTCCGGCGGGTGATGCTGGATGCGtggagcgacgacggcgggtcTTCCATAGAGGCGTCTCAAGCGTTCTTGGAAGCAATGAAATTGAAATGA
- the LOC102703961 gene encoding uncharacterized protein LOC102703961, translating into MTESSSTLILDYEKVNFSKKETEKRQQEAEGLEERPGWLPDGWIMEINLGGDGTIYRYYTSPLSGLTFTMKSEVLEYLFSGMDERFLESKNYAAHNKLVMTHEWLPNDWLIEIRAGGENTDKMFKFYVYPPAGVRLFSKEDVLTYINKCKITPFDTNGQCDTRTKDNILANVEFNPHSLPKGWVKELVFRKTKDAVRKDPYYTDPVSNYSFRTRRSAMLFVQTGKVPRRAFIQRTSVHDLYSFEKSADLHESLRKRLYFTPTTNRRPRGSLKSKKSSLREEILSDEESSYSSEDDDFFDDSSDSSNEIGRNKVQVAKATRKPRKVMSLNDIKRPVGRPRKQPNETKGKQCDAEIKRESESG; encoded by the exons ATGACAGAATCATCATCGACGTTGATATTAGATTATGAGAAGGTAAATTTCTCCAAGAAAGAGACTGAAAAGAGGCAGCAAGAAGCAGAGGGTCTTGAGGAACGACCAGGCTGGCTTCCAGATGGTTGGATAATGGAGATCAATCTTGGTGGCGATGGCACCATCTACCGA TACTACACATCTCCTCTATCAGGATTGACATTCACGATGAAGTCGGAGGTGCTAGAATACCTTTTTTCTGGAATGGATGAGCGCTTCTTGGAATCAAAGAACTATGCCGCACATAATAAGCTCGTG ATGACACATGAATGGCTTCCAAATGACTGGTTGATTGAGATTAGAGCGGGTGGAGAGAACACGGACAAGATGTTTAAG TTTTATGTTTACCCACCAGCAGGAGTTCGACTGTTTTCAAAAGAGGATGTATTGACCTATATTAATAAGTGTAAGATTACTCCATTTGATACAAACGGACAATGTGACACAAGGACCAAAGATAAT ATTCTTGCAAATGTGGAATTTAATCCACATTCTCTGCCTAAAGGATGGGTGAAAGAACTGGTGTTTAGAAAGACAAAGGATGCTGTCAGAAAAGACCCG TATTACACGGATCCTGTTAGCAACTACTCATTTCGCACAAGGAGGTCTGCAATGCTCTTTGTTCAGACAGGAAAAGTACCTAGACGTGCATTTATTCAGAGAACAAGTGTCCATGACCTCTACTCTTTTGAGAAGTCAGCTGATCTG CATGAAAGTCTGAGGAAAAGACTGTACTTTACACCTACGACTAATCGGCGACCCAGAGGATCattaaaatcaaaaaaatcgTCACTAAGAGAAGAGATACTCAGCGATGAGGAAAGTTCATATAGCT CTGAAGATGATGACTTCTTTGATGATTCATCAGACTCATCAAATGAAATTGGAAGAAACAAGGTCCAAGTTGCAAAGGCTACACGCAAGCCCAGAAAAGTGATGTCCTTAAACGATATCAAGCGTCCAGTCGGGAGGCCCCGAAAACAACCCAATGAAACTAAGGGAAAGCAGTGTGATGCGGAAATCAAACGAGAGAGTGAAAGTGGCTAA
- the LOC102715290 gene encoding alpha-L-arabinofuranosidase 1-like, with protein MGSKEAFRRIIFCVLFLFLLLFCMGCKCLTSEVNGTQLAVLKVDVSAQNARKIPDTLFGIFFEEINHAGAGGIWAELVSNRGFEAGGPNTPSSIEPWSIIGNEYTISVATDRSSCFSRNIIALRMEVLCGDCPAGGVGIYNPGFWGMNIEDGKSYSLVMYAKSSENTELIVSLTSYDGLQNLSSATLRVPGTSNWTKLEKKLVAKGTNRTSRLQITTNKKGVIWFDQISLMPSDTYKGHGFRKELVSMLLDLKPQFLRFPGGCFVEGNWLRNAFRWRESVGPWEERPGHFGDVWGYWTDDGLGYYEFLQLSEDLGAAPIWVFNNGISHNEEVNTAAIDPFVKDILDSLEFARGSKNSTWGSVRAAMGHPEPFPVKYVTIGNEDCSKKFYNGNYLKFHSAIREAYPDIQMISNCDGSSKPLDHPADLYDFHVYGDSNTLFSMKNKFDNAPRTGPKAFVSEYAVSGNGVGRATLLASLAEAAFLTGLERNSDVVQMASYAPLFINDNDRAWNPAAVVFNSWQQYGTPSYWMQTIFRESSGAMLHPVTIDSVYSNSLAASAITWQSSNGSFLRVKIVNIGFNPVNLMVSTTGLKASVNTRKSTVTIFTSKNPSDENSFSNPTNVVPVTRELPDAGEELSAFLGPCSFTSFDLALGQ; from the exons ATGGGCTCCAAAGAGGCATTCCGGCGTATCATATTCTGCGTCTTGTTTCTATTCTTGCTTCTATTCTGTATGGGTTGCAAATGCTTAACCTCAGAGGTAAACGGGACCCAACTGGCTGTCCTCAAGGTTGATGTCTCAGCACAAAATGCTCGAAAAATCCCGGATACACTCTTCGGGATATTTTTTGAG GAGATCAACCATGCTGGAGCAGGTGGAATTTGGGCAGAGCTTGTCAGCAACAGAG GTTTTGAAGCTGGAGGACCTAATACTCCATCTAGCATTGAACCTTGGTCCATAATTGGAAATGAATATACCATATCTGTGGCGACTGATCGGTCATCATGTTTCAGTAGAAATATCATCGCTCTAAGGATGGAGGTTCTCTGTGGTGACTGCCCAGCTGGTGGTGTTGGCATTTACAATCCAGGATTCTGGGGCATG AACATAGAAGATGGAAAGAGTTACAGTCTTGTCATGTATGCTAAATCATCAGAAAATACAGAGTTGATAGTTTCACTAACAAGCTACGATGGGTTGCAAAACCTATCTTCAGCTACCCTACG AGTTCCTGGCACATCAAATTGGACAAAACTTGAGAAGAAGTTGGTTGCTAAAGGAACGAACAGAACCTCAAGGCTTCAAATTACAACTAACAAGAAAGGAGTCATATGGTTTGATCAAATATCACTCATGCCTTCAGACACGTACAAG GGACATGGCTTTCGGAAAGAACTTGTATCGATGCTTTTGGATTTAAAGCCACAATTCCTGAGATTTCCTG GAGGTTGCTTTGTGGAAGGAAATTGGTTAAGAAATGCATTCAGGTGGCGTGAGTCTGTTGGTCCGTGGGAGGAGAGGCCTGGACACTTTGGTGACGTTTGGGGTTATTGGACTGATGATGGACTTGGATATTATGAGTTTCTTCAG CTTTCTGAGGACCTGGGTGCTGCCCCAATATGGGTGTTCAATAAtg GGATTAGCCACAATGAAGAAGTTAATACCGCTGCTATTGATCCTTTTGTAAAG GATATACTGGACAGCCTAGAGTTTGCAAGAGGGAGTAAAAACTCAACATGGGGCTCTGTTAGAGCTGCAATGGGGCATCCTGAACCATTTCCAGTCAAATATGTTACAATTGGAAATGAAGActgttcaaaaaaattttataatg GTAATTACCTCAAGTTCCATAGTGCTATAAGAGAGGCCTATCCGGACATTCAAATGATCTCAAACTGTGATGGTTCATCCAAACCACTTGACCATCCTGCAGATCTATATGACTTCCAT GTCTATGGGGATTCTAATACTTTGTTTTCTATGAAGAACAAATTTGACAACGCACCTCGGACTGGGCCAAAG GCATTTGTCAGTGAGTATGCCGTATCAGGTAATGGTGTAGGCAGAGCAACTCTTCTTGCTTCACTGGCAGAGGCTGCTTTCCTTACTGGACTGGAGAGGAATAG TGATGTTGTTCAGATGGCCAGTTATGCACCACTCTTCATCAATGATAATGATCGCGC GTGGAACCCAGCTGCTGTTGTCTTCAACTCCTGGCAACAGTATGGGACTCCTAGTTACTGGATGCAGACGATTTTCCGTGAATCAAGTGGTGCCATGCTGCATCCAGTGACAATCGACTCCGTCTACTCTAATTCATTAGCAGCATCTGCAATAACCTGGCAATCCAGTAACGGTAGCTTCTTGAGAGTGAAG ATAGTAAACATTGGGTTCAACCCTGTGAACCTCATGGTATCCACAACTGGTCTGAAAGCTTCAGTTAATACGCGGAAATCGACGGTCACTATTTTCACATCCAAAAATCCATCGGATGAAAACTCATTCAGTAACCCCACTAAT GTTGTACCGGTTACAAGAGAACTGCCCGATGCTGGAGAAGAGTTGTCTGCCTTCCTTGGTCCTTGCTCATTTACTTCCTTTGATCTTGCTCTGGGTCAGTAG